One Aegilops tauschii subsp. strangulata cultivar AL8/78 chromosome 7, Aet v6.0, whole genome shotgun sequence genomic window carries:
- the LOC120969443 gene encoding uncharacterized protein isoform X2 — protein MPPCMVGRASGGSVTDHATEAMQLVVPNPIDVLTYLAWKISEFPGCRVIGSDTNLHSSKSRFLIAEHLDINVQDVQEPPLHCLLFFALLFSVDHEVHICRSDWKWRQRRTEGDEVKTISSDRSVYYTKVAPF, from the exons ATGCCACCCTGTATGGTAGGTCGCGCCTCCGGTGGCAGCGTGACCGACCACGCCACGGAGGCGATGCAGCTCGTCGTCCCCAATCCGATTGATGTGCTCACCTACCTCGCGTGGAAGATCTCCGAGTTCCCAGGGTGCCGCGTGATTGGCTCCGACACCAACCTCCACTCCTCTAAGTCCAGATTCCTCATCGCCGAGCACCTCGACATCAATGTGCAGGACGTGCAG GAGCCTCCCCTGCATTGTCTTCTCTTTTTCGCCCTCCTCTTCTCAGTAGACCATGAAGTACACATCTGCA GATCGGATTGGAAGTGGAGGCAGAGGCGAACCGAGGGGGACGAGGTCAAGACTATTAGCTCGGATAGAT CTGTGTATTACACAAAAGTAGCTCCGTTCTGA
- the LOC120969443 gene encoding uncharacterized protein isoform X1 has protein sequence MPPCMVGRASGGSVTDHATEAMQLVVPNPIDVLTYLAWKISEFPGCRVIGSDTNLHSSKSRFLIAEHLDINVQDVQEPPLHCLLFFALLFSVDHEVHICSKHLTAALPSLCHATYTTNRRIVVSQDRIGSGGRGEPRGTRSRLLARIDLCITQK, from the exons ATGCCACCCTGTATGGTAGGTCGCGCCTCCGGTGGCAGCGTGACCGACCACGCCACGGAGGCGATGCAGCTCGTCGTCCCCAATCCGATTGATGTGCTCACCTACCTCGCGTGGAAGATCTCCGAGTTCCCAGGGTGCCGCGTGATTGGCTCCGACACCAACCTCCACTCCTCTAAGTCCAGATTCCTCATCGCCGAGCACCTCGACATCAATGTGCAGGACGTGCAG GAGCCTCCCCTGCATTGTCTTCTCTTTTTCGCCCTCCTCTTCTCAGTAGACCATGAAGTACACATCTGCAGTAAGCATCTCACAGCTGCACTTCCATCCTTATGTCATGCAACTTATACTACTAATCGTAGAATTGTCGTGTCCCAGGATCGGATTGGAAGTGGAGGCAGAGGCGAACCGAGGGGGACGAGGTCAAGACTATTAGCTCGGATAGAT CTGTGTATTACACAAAAGTAG